In Mycolicibacterium mucogenicum DSM 44124, the following are encoded in one genomic region:
- the nagA gene encoding N-acetylglucosamine-6-phosphate deacetylase, which produces MTLISAGTVVLGDSVCRPGWLEIDGDRIVACGSGAPPRVVDADFPDGVVVPGFVDMHVHGGGGFSYSTDDPDDVARAADFHRAHGTTTTLASLVTAAPEVLLTQVQTLADAVRGGVVAGIHLEGPWLSSARCGAHDVTQLRVPDPAEIDSVLAAGDGAIRMVTLAPELPGADVAIERFVDAGVVVAVGHTDASYEETKRALQLGATVGTHVFNGMRPLHHRDPGPALALLEDARVTVELIADGVHLHPALVHQVAVTAGSDRVALITDAMAAAGMPDGTYQLGGLDVEVSGSVARLRERSTIAGGTATMDALFRTAATGLEAASDSALRHAVAMTATTPARTLGLDDVGALAPGMSADLVVLDRKLQVRAVVRRGVWAAGPG; this is translated from the coding sequence ATGACGCTCATCTCGGCCGGGACGGTGGTGCTCGGCGATTCTGTATGCCGGCCCGGGTGGCTGGAGATCGATGGCGACCGCATTGTGGCGTGCGGCAGCGGTGCCCCGCCCCGCGTCGTCGACGCCGACTTCCCCGACGGTGTGGTGGTGCCGGGATTCGTGGACATGCACGTGCATGGCGGCGGCGGCTTCTCCTACAGCACCGACGATCCCGACGACGTGGCGCGCGCCGCCGATTTTCATCGTGCCCACGGGACCACGACGACCCTGGCCAGTCTCGTCACGGCGGCGCCCGAGGTCCTGCTGACGCAAGTCCAGACCCTGGCCGACGCGGTACGCGGCGGCGTCGTCGCCGGGATCCATCTGGAGGGTCCGTGGCTCAGTTCGGCGCGTTGCGGTGCGCATGACGTGACGCAGCTGCGGGTTCCCGACCCCGCTGAGATCGATTCCGTCCTCGCCGCCGGCGACGGCGCCATCCGCATGGTCACCCTCGCCCCGGAACTGCCCGGCGCCGACGTGGCGATCGAGCGGTTCGTCGACGCGGGAGTCGTTGTGGCCGTAGGCCATACCGACGCCAGCTACGAAGAGACCAAGCGGGCACTGCAACTGGGCGCCACCGTCGGCACCCATGTGTTCAACGGCATGCGTCCGCTTCATCATCGCGATCCGGGCCCGGCACTGGCCCTGCTCGAGGACGCCCGGGTGACGGTTGAGCTCATCGCCGACGGAGTGCATCTCCATCCCGCGCTCGTCCACCAGGTGGCGGTCACCGCGGGTTCGGATCGCGTCGCGCTCATCACCGACGCGATGGCGGCAGCGGGCATGCCCGACGGGACGTACCAACTGGGCGGACTCGATGTCGAGGTCAGCGGCTCGGTGGCGCGGCTGCGCGAGCGGTCCACCATCGCCGGCGGCACCGCCACCATGGATGCCCTGTTCCGCACGGCGGCAACAGGTTTGGAGGCGGCCTCGGATTCGGCGCTGCGGCACGCGGTGGCGATGACGGCGACGACGCCGGCGCGCACGCTGGGTCTCGACGACGTCGGCGCATTGGCGCCCGGGATGTCTGCCGACCTGGTGGTGCTGGACCGCAAGCTGCAGGTGCGCGCGGTGGTGCGGCGCGGGGTGTGGGCGGCCGGGCCGGGGTGA
- a CDS encoding RNA polymerase sigma factor, whose product MRADDLLNSLPDETLARRAQRGDTAAFDALVVRHAPALLRFVSNTYPESADCDDIVQETFIAAWKSLPTFAFRSQFRTWLYALASRKTIDTLRRRRPQYDLESAPELPDARPGPGQQVEQSAFVTALRLELSRMPYPARAAWWLREVYDLPVAEIAAVLNTTEGSVRGLLHRTRKRLATALEEFKP is encoded by the coding sequence TTGCGGGCCGACGACCTGCTGAATTCACTGCCGGACGAGACGCTGGCCCGTCGCGCACAACGCGGTGACACCGCCGCGTTCGATGCGTTGGTCGTGCGCCACGCGCCGGCGCTCCTGCGTTTCGTCAGCAACACCTACCCAGAGTCCGCCGACTGCGACGACATCGTTCAAGAAACGTTCATCGCCGCCTGGAAGTCCCTGCCCACCTTCGCCTTTCGATCACAGTTCCGCACCTGGCTCTATGCCCTGGCGTCCCGCAAGACCATCGACACACTGCGGCGCCGCCGTCCGCAATACGACCTGGAGTCCGCGCCTGAGTTACCCGATGCCCGACCCGGTCCCGGGCAGCAGGTCGAGCAGAGTGCCTTTGTCACCGCCCTGCGACTGGAGTTGTCACGAATGCCGTATCCCGCTCGGGCGGCCTGGTGGCTGCGCGAGGTCTACGATCTGCCGGTCGCCGAAATCGCCGCCGTGCTGAACACGACCGAAGGCTCGGTCCGCGGTCTGCTGCATCGAACCCGCAAGCGGCTGGCAACCGCCCTCGAGGAGTTCAAGCCGTGA
- a CDS encoding APC family permease — translation MTTTAPDIVARDKGLKRGALGPVSSVVVGLASTAPAYSLAATLGLVIAAGGTLLAGVKAPAIMLISFVPMYLIAVAYQELNKAEPDCGTTFTWAARAFGPVVGWLGGWGIIASDVIVMANLAQIAGSYSFTFVGDLGWHSAAGLANSTLWSTVAGVIWIVLMTYICYRGIEVSARLQYVLLTVEVVVLIVVSVVALVKVYTHHGHAYSIMPSWSWFWPGGMDFGTVIAPAVLATIFIYWGWDTAVACNEESDDPGRTPGRAAVISTFLLLATYALVTVSTIAFAGVGTEGIGLGNQENAKDVFTAIGPSLFGDSVIGKIGMLLLSASILTSAAASTQTTIMPTARTTLSMGVYRALPQSFAKIHRQYLTPTTSTIVMGVLSVLCYVLFTAISADLLTALIGSVGLMIAFYYALTGFACVWFYRKTLTRNVRDFTMRGLLPLLGGVTLSVVFVYGLVQYSKPDWLKDENHHDVTIFGFGAVGVVGVVGLLLGVVLMFAWRVAQPEYFRGLTLPRRHDLVLDTPASVQSAPAHFGLPDSGDMPTVIAPDLSNLPPGGTAVDTATGEEFRRD, via the coding sequence ATGACTACGACAGCGCCAGACATCGTCGCCCGAGACAAAGGCCTCAAACGGGGTGCCCTCGGCCCGGTGTCCAGCGTGGTGGTCGGGCTGGCGTCCACCGCACCGGCATACAGCCTGGCGGCGACGCTCGGCCTCGTCATCGCCGCCGGCGGCACGCTGCTCGCCGGGGTCAAAGCGCCTGCGATCATGCTCATTTCGTTCGTGCCGATGTACCTCATCGCCGTCGCCTACCAGGAACTGAACAAGGCCGAGCCCGACTGCGGCACGACGTTCACCTGGGCGGCCCGCGCCTTCGGTCCCGTCGTCGGCTGGTTGGGCGGCTGGGGCATCATCGCGTCCGACGTCATCGTGATGGCCAATCTCGCGCAGATCGCCGGGTCGTACTCGTTCACGTTCGTCGGTGACCTGGGTTGGCATTCGGCCGCCGGTCTGGCGAACAGCACGCTGTGGTCGACGGTCGCGGGCGTCATCTGGATCGTGTTGATGACGTACATCTGTTACCGCGGCATCGAGGTGTCGGCCCGGTTGCAGTACGTGCTGTTGACGGTCGAGGTCGTCGTGTTGATCGTGGTGTCGGTCGTGGCCCTGGTGAAGGTCTACACGCACCACGGGCATGCCTACTCGATCATGCCGTCGTGGTCCTGGTTCTGGCCTGGCGGAATGGATTTCGGCACGGTGATCGCCCCGGCGGTGCTGGCCACCATCTTCATCTACTGGGGCTGGGACACCGCGGTGGCGTGCAACGAGGAGTCCGACGATCCGGGCCGCACCCCCGGCCGCGCCGCCGTCATCTCGACGTTCCTGCTGCTCGCCACCTACGCGCTGGTCACCGTCTCGACCATCGCGTTCGCGGGCGTGGGCACCGAGGGTATCGGGCTCGGCAACCAGGAGAACGCCAAGGACGTCTTCACCGCCATCGGACCATCGTTGTTCGGCGACAGCGTGATCGGGAAGATCGGCATGCTGCTGCTGTCGGCGTCGATCCTGACGTCGGCGGCCGCCTCGACGCAGACCACCATCATGCCGACGGCGCGCACCACGCTGTCGATGGGCGTATACCGTGCGCTGCCACAGAGTTTCGCAAAGATTCATCGCCAGTACCTGACACCGACCACCTCGACGATTGTGATGGGCGTGCTGTCGGTGCTGTGCTACGTGTTGTTCACCGCGATCAGCGCCGATCTGCTGACAGCCCTGATCGGTTCGGTCGGCCTGATGATCGCCTTCTACTACGCGCTGACCGGGTTCGCGTGCGTCTGGTTCTACCGAAAAACGTTGACCCGCAACGTGCGTGACTTCACGATGCGCGGCCTGCTGCCATTGCTCGGCGGCGTCACGCTGTCGGTGGTGTTCGTCTACGGGCTGGTCCAGTACAGCAAGCCGGACTGGCTGAAGGACGAAAACCACCACGACGTCACCATTTTCGGGTTCGGTGCGGTGGGTGTGGTCGGCGTCGTCGGATTGCTGCTCGGTGTGGTGCTGATGTTCGCGTGGCGCGTCGCGCAGCCGGAGTACTTCCGTGGGCTGACGCTGCCGCGGCGTCATGACCTGGTGCTGGATACGCCGGCCTCCGTTCAGTCCGCACCTGCGCATTTCGGATTACCGGACTCCGGTGACATGCCGACGGTCATCGCTCCGGACCTGTCGAACCTGCCACCGGGCGGGACTGCGGTGGACACGGCCACCGGCGAGGAATTCCGCCGCGACTGA
- a CDS encoding Asp23/Gls24 family envelope stress response protein yields the protein MTTATQVHEAGSVAAATRELERLTTDHGATTIADVVVSKIAGIATREVSGVYDLGGQAARVVGKLRETLPGARDLTQGVSVEVGERQAAIDIGIVALYGVAIHDLADGIRRNVIAAVENMTGLEVTEVNITVHDVHFADEDDRAQDSGDAQPRVQ from the coding sequence ATGACCACAGCAACGCAGGTCCACGAAGCCGGTTCCGTCGCCGCGGCCACCAGAGAATTGGAGCGGCTGACAACCGACCACGGAGCCACCACCATCGCGGACGTCGTGGTGTCCAAGATCGCGGGTATCGCCACCCGCGAGGTGAGCGGGGTCTACGACCTCGGTGGCCAGGCTGCCCGCGTCGTCGGCAAGCTGCGTGAGACCCTTCCCGGCGCACGTGATCTGACCCAAGGTGTCAGTGTGGAGGTCGGTGAGCGCCAGGCCGCCATCGACATCGGCATCGTCGCCCTGTACGGAGTGGCCATCCACGACCTCGCCGACGGTATTCGCCGCAATGTGATTGCCGCGGTGGAGAACATGACGGGCCTGGAGGTGACCGAGGTCAATATCACGGTGCACGATGTGCATTTCGCCGATGAGGATGACCGCGCCCAGGATTCCGGCGACGCGCAACCCCGCGTCCAGTGA
- a CDS encoding sigma-70 family RNA polymerase sigma factor translates to MTTAQDTDEFERLRPHLLSVAYRLTGVYADAEDIVQDAWLRWHSADVDAIEEPRAWLTTVVSRLGLDRLRSAAHRREAYFGEWLPEPVVTGFDASDPLAAVVAGEDARFAAMVVLERLTPDQRVAFVLHDGFAVPFSEIASVLGVTDASARQLASRARRAVAEAPAPPPDAGHNEVVGKLMAALAGGDMAAVVELLHPDATFTGDSNRRAPTAPRTIVGADKVARFLFGLARRYGPQWLSTSQLALINGELGAYNPGLPADGEHPEMLPRVTALTVRDGKVVALWDIANPDKFTASPLRAD, encoded by the coding sequence GTGACCACTGCGCAGGACACCGATGAATTCGAGCGGTTGCGCCCGCACCTGCTGTCCGTCGCCTACCGGCTGACCGGTGTGTACGCCGACGCCGAGGACATCGTGCAGGACGCCTGGTTGCGCTGGCACAGTGCGGATGTCGACGCCATCGAAGAGCCCCGCGCCTGGTTGACGACGGTGGTCAGCCGCCTCGGCCTGGACCGGCTGCGGTCCGCGGCGCACCGCCGCGAGGCCTATTTCGGCGAGTGGCTGCCCGAACCGGTCGTGACCGGATTCGACGCGTCGGACCCGTTGGCCGCCGTGGTCGCGGGGGAGGACGCCCGCTTCGCCGCGATGGTGGTGCTGGAGCGGCTGACACCCGACCAGCGCGTGGCCTTCGTCCTGCACGACGGTTTCGCGGTGCCGTTCTCCGAGATCGCGTCGGTGCTCGGCGTGACGGACGCGAGTGCGCGGCAGCTCGCGTCACGCGCCCGGCGTGCCGTCGCCGAGGCCCCGGCGCCACCGCCGGACGCGGGCCACAACGAGGTCGTCGGCAAGCTGATGGCCGCGCTGGCCGGCGGGGACATGGCCGCCGTCGTCGAACTGCTGCACCCCGATGCCACGTTCACCGGCGACTCCAACCGTCGGGCGCCGACTGCACCCCGCACGATCGTCGGCGCGGACAAGGTGGCCCGGTTCCTGTTCGGGCTGGCCAGACGTTATGGGCCGCAATGGCTTTCGACGTCGCAGTTGGCCCTCATCAATGGTGAGCTCGGCGCGTACAACCCCGGGCTGCCGGCCGACGGTGAGCATCCGGAGATGCTGCCGCGCGTCACCGCACTGACCGTGCGCGACGGCAAGGTCGTCGCGCTCTGGGACATCGCGAACCCGGACAAGTTCACGGCGTCACCGCTCAGAGCTGACTAG
- a CDS encoding radical SAM protein, which translates to MTAGMGLRGDRILRYVTAYCPRCHHDASERPLADVARLAGRLLERDGRVWLERGCPAHGLISTLYDESPEILSYLEEWTAPTKAHTPDVAGNFDPIPSAYLRGLPEMQTQHTCILLEDIAEVCNLRCPTCFTDSSPDLRNVVPVADVLANVDQRLARENGRLDVLMLSGGEPTLHPELAELLAALTSRPITRILVNTNGIRIATDDALLELLSAHRHRVEVYLQYDGLSETAHRHHRGGDLRTLKIQALQRLSERQIFTTLVMAAALGVNDNEIGDMVQLALDTPYVGGITIQPQFGSGRSGNLDAHDRLTHTGVLSRLGPQTAGLVTWRDLTALPCSHPHCCSVGYVLRDDSGHWRSLVALIGHDILKERLGLVSNRIADSELPQELQLAVRESLLGLLSEQSSLSHPGIGDVWRTICQNCDLGMPTLLALASSALPGGKNRVRKLLGERVVRITVKPFMDISTMIEERLVQCCVHVGTRSDQDQCAPFCAVQAWPALGRQRLSIAAGRDLGRSLPLTVV; encoded by the coding sequence ATGACGGCGGGGATGGGTCTGCGCGGCGACCGGATACTGCGCTACGTCACGGCCTACTGCCCACGTTGTCATCACGACGCTTCCGAGCGACCGCTCGCCGACGTGGCGCGGCTGGCCGGCCGGCTGCTCGAGCGCGACGGGAGAGTATGGCTGGAGCGGGGGTGCCCGGCTCATGGATTGATCAGCACCCTGTACGACGAGAGCCCCGAGATTCTGTCGTATCTGGAGGAGTGGACCGCGCCGACCAAGGCGCACACGCCTGATGTGGCAGGCAATTTCGATCCGATTCCGTCCGCGTATCTCCGGGGGCTGCCGGAGATGCAGACGCAGCACACCTGCATCCTGCTCGAAGACATCGCCGAGGTCTGCAATCTGCGGTGCCCCACCTGCTTCACCGATTCGTCGCCTGACCTGCGCAATGTGGTGCCCGTCGCCGACGTGCTGGCCAACGTCGACCAGCGGCTGGCCCGGGAGAACGGGCGCCTGGACGTGCTGATGCTCTCCGGCGGGGAACCGACGCTGCATCCCGAGCTGGCCGAACTGCTCGCCGCACTGACCAGCCGGCCCATCACCCGAATCCTGGTCAATACCAATGGCATCCGGATCGCCACGGACGATGCACTCCTCGAGCTGCTCAGCGCCCACCGGCACCGTGTCGAGGTGTATCTACAGTACGACGGGCTGTCCGAGACGGCCCACCGGCACCACCGCGGCGGTGACCTACGCACGCTGAAAATACAGGCATTGCAGCGTCTTTCAGAGCGTCAGATTTTCACTACGTTGGTGATGGCCGCCGCGCTCGGCGTCAACGACAACGAGATCGGCGACATGGTGCAGCTGGCGCTGGACACCCCGTACGTCGGCGGCATCACCATTCAGCCGCAGTTCGGTTCGGGACGGTCGGGGAATCTGGATGCGCACGATCGGCTGACGCATACCGGAGTGCTGAGCAGGCTCGGCCCACAGACCGCCGGCCTGGTGACCTGGCGGGACCTCACGGCGCTGCCGTGCTCGCATCCGCACTGCTGCTCGGTCGGCTATGTGCTGCGCGACGATTCGGGACACTGGCGGTCGCTGGTGGCGCTGATCGGCCACGACATTCTCAAGGAACGACTCGGGTTGGTGTCCAACAGGATTGCCGACAGCGAGCTGCCGCAGGAACTGCAGCTGGCGGTGCGCGAATCGCTCCTGGGCCTGCTGTCCGAGCAGTCCTCGCTGTCGCATCCCGGGATCGGCGACGTGTGGCGAACCATCTGCCAGAACTGCGATCTGGGGATGCCGACGCTGCTTGCGCTCGCGTCGTCGGCGCTGCCGGGCGGAAAGAACCGCGTGCGGAAGCTGTTGGGGGAGCGGGTGGTTCGCATCACCGTCAAGCCGTTCATGGATATCTCGACCATGATCGAAGAGCGCCTGGTGCAGTGCTGCGTCCATGTCGGCACGCGGTCCGACCAGGACCAGTGTGCGCCGTTCTGCGCGGTGCAGGCGTGGCCGGCCCTGGGGCGGCAACGGCTGTCGATCGCCGCCGGCCGTGACCTCGGCAGGTCTCTGCCACTCACGGTGGTCTGA
- a CDS encoding 3-oxo-5-alpha-steroid 4-dehydrogenase: MHWYTGNTFYDTVLTTAFAFAAFVIIGGFFAQSSYGRFSTTKLGLNLNPKLGWWLMEIPATVVFLISYLAGPHRFEPTSLVLAGIWLLHYANRGWFFPLAIRQAPGKRGTFNVSVIVMGMLVTSMHGYLNGTLFSHDFFGQYTTAWLTDPRFLVGLVVYLCGFVLLVNSEAIVRNLRDKNNPGGAEYRIPFGGGFRFVTSPAYLGELIAWSGFALLTWALPGVAILLITAGNLIPRALGTHTWYQEKFPEYPTDRKALIPYVL, translated from the coding sequence ATGCACTGGTACACCGGCAACACGTTCTACGACACGGTGCTCACCACTGCCTTCGCGTTCGCCGCATTCGTGATCATCGGCGGTTTCTTCGCGCAGAGTTCGTATGGACGGTTCTCGACCACGAAGCTCGGCTTGAATCTGAACCCGAAGCTCGGCTGGTGGCTGATGGAGATCCCGGCGACCGTCGTGTTCCTGATCAGCTACCTGGCCGGGCCGCACCGCTTCGAGCCGACATCGCTGGTGCTGGCTGGGATTTGGCTGCTGCACTACGCCAACCGGGGCTGGTTCTTCCCGCTGGCGATCCGCCAGGCGCCCGGCAAGCGCGGCACCTTCAACGTGTCGGTGATCGTGATGGGCATGCTCGTCACGTCGATGCACGGCTACCTCAATGGGACGCTGTTCAGCCACGACTTCTTCGGGCAGTACACCACCGCATGGCTGACCGATCCCCGATTCCTGGTGGGCCTGGTGGTCTACCTGTGCGGCTTCGTGCTGCTGGTCAACTCGGAAGCGATCGTGCGAAACCTGCGCGACAAGAACAATCCCGGCGGTGCGGAGTACCGGATACCGTTCGGCGGCGGCTTCCGGTTCGTCACCAGCCCCGCGTACCTGGGCGAGCTCATCGCCTGGTCCGGTTTCGCGCTGCTCACCTGGGCGCTGCCGGGCGTTGCCATCCTGCTGATCACCGCAGGCAATCTGATTCCCCGGGCGCTGGGCACCCACACCTGGTACCAGGAGAAGTTCCCCGAGTACCCGACCGACCGCAAGGCACTGATCCCCTACGTTCTGTGA
- a CDS encoding prolipoprotein diacylglyceryl transferase has product MIPQWQIGPVQVPVHGLFVGLGVLAAVLVFVHEARRRGAVNEQSLVAVTGALVGGAIGMRASGLARHLDFSANPTVAQAWEYGSKSILGGLLGAYVGVLIAKRLGGYRGKTGDLFAPAVALGMAIGRIGCLLTEAPGRPTTLPWGVHAPASTPECPACVAGLAMHPSFVYEIVFQLAAFAVLMWLRPRITHPGELFVIYVAAYAVFRFFVEFVRANETVWLDLTRPQWVLLPSLALLGFRVWRGYRRGYYRISSADKEGDRVPAAN; this is encoded by the coding sequence ATGATCCCGCAGTGGCAGATCGGACCGGTGCAGGTACCGGTCCACGGTCTGTTCGTGGGATTGGGGGTCCTCGCCGCCGTCCTCGTGTTCGTCCACGAGGCGCGGCGCCGCGGCGCGGTGAACGAACAGTCGCTCGTGGCCGTCACCGGTGCCCTCGTCGGCGGGGCGATCGGCATGCGGGCGTCGGGCCTGGCGCGGCACCTCGATTTCAGCGCCAACCCCACGGTCGCGCAGGCGTGGGAGTACGGGTCCAAGAGCATCCTCGGCGGCCTGCTCGGCGCCTACGTCGGTGTGCTGATCGCCAAACGGCTCGGCGGATATCGCGGTAAGACCGGCGACCTGTTCGCTCCCGCGGTCGCCCTGGGGATGGCGATCGGCAGAATCGGCTGCCTGCTGACGGAGGCACCCGGCCGCCCGACGACACTGCCGTGGGGCGTACATGCTCCGGCGAGCACCCCCGAGTGCCCCGCATGTGTGGCCGGGCTGGCCATGCACCCGTCGTTCGTGTACGAAATCGTGTTCCAGCTGGCGGCTTTCGCCGTGCTCATGTGGCTGCGCCCCAGAATCACCCATCCCGGTGAGTTGTTCGTGATCTACGTGGCGGCCTATGCGGTGTTCCGCTTCTTCGTGGAGTTCGTGCGCGCCAACGAGACGGTGTGGCTGGACCTGACGCGGCCGCAATGGGTGCTGCTGCCGTCCTTGGCGCTCTTGGGTTTTCGGGTGTGGCGTGGCTACCGCCGTGGCTACTACCGGATTTCGTCTGCAGACAAGGAGGGCGACCGTGTCCCAGCCGCCAATTGA
- a CDS encoding D-alanyl-D-alanine carboxypeptidase family protein gives MATTRSTSQRAAALAAAFFLTAAPALAYAEPDPPAADPCPYRVNTPPAVDQSEVPKAGDPPAPIPVPATPLGGDLMGSCGIVAAPDMPPLPGDVSADAWLLADLDSGDIIAAKDPHGRHRPASIIKVLIATQALRELPINKRVTGTPDDAAAEGTRVGVDDGGVYTVNDLLHGLLMHSGNDAAHALAMQVGGMDTAIGKINDLAAKLGGRDTRAATPSGLDGPGMSTSAYDMGLFYRYAWQNPTFASIVATQKYNFPGHPAKPGEPGDHPGYELENDNKLLYNYPGALGGKTGYTDDAGQTFVGAADRGGRRLVAILLHGTRVPIAPWEQAARLLDYGFATPPGTKVGTLIEPDPSLTQRKPDAKHPAAAAAFDGLTPADAVPIRVGVGVVGSAVVLSLMMAARSINRRPQHSNR, from the coding sequence ATGGCGACCACCCGATCCACGTCACAGCGCGCTGCAGCCCTGGCAGCAGCGTTTTTCCTGACGGCCGCACCGGCGTTGGCCTATGCCGAACCCGACCCGCCGGCCGCCGACCCGTGCCCGTACCGGGTAAACACCCCGCCCGCGGTCGACCAGTCCGAGGTGCCCAAGGCCGGCGACCCGCCGGCCCCGATCCCCGTGCCGGCCACACCGCTCGGCGGGGACCTGATGGGCAGCTGCGGCATCGTCGCCGCACCGGACATGCCGCCGCTGCCCGGCGATGTCTCTGCCGACGCCTGGCTCCTGGCCGACCTCGACAGCGGCGACATCATCGCCGCCAAGGACCCGCACGGCAGGCACCGCCCGGCCAGCATCATCAAGGTGCTGATCGCGACCCAGGCACTACGCGAACTGCCCATCAACAAGCGCGTCACCGGAACCCCGGACGACGCTGCCGCCGAGGGCACCCGGGTCGGCGTCGACGACGGCGGCGTCTACACCGTCAACGACCTGCTGCACGGCCTGCTGATGCACTCGGGCAACGACGCCGCACACGCACTGGCGATGCAGGTCGGCGGCATGGACACCGCGATCGGCAAGATCAACGACCTGGCCGCCAAGCTGGGCGGTCGCGACACCCGGGCAGCCACCCCGTCCGGCCTGGACGGCCCCGGCATGAGCACCTCGGCCTACGACATGGGCCTGTTCTACCGCTATGCCTGGCAGAACCCGACGTTCGCCTCGATCGTGGCGACGCAGAAGTACAACTTCCCCGGCCACCCGGCCAAGCCCGGTGAACCCGGCGACCACCCCGGCTACGAGCTGGAGAACGACAACAAGCTGCTCTACAACTACCCGGGCGCGCTCGGTGGCAAGACCGGTTACACCGACGACGCCGGGCAGACGTTCGTCGGCGCCGCGGACCGCGGCGGGCGCCGCCTCGTCGCGATTCTGTTGCACGGCACCCGCGTGCCGATCGCGCCGTGGGAGCAGGCCGCGCGCCTGCTGGACTACGGCTTCGCGACCCCGCCCGGCACCAAGGTCGGCACCTTGATCGAGCCGGACCCGTCGCTCACCCAGCGCAAGCCCGACGCCAAGCATCCCGCGGCCGCCGCGGCCTTCGACGGTCTGACGCCGGCCGACGCGGTGCCGATCCGCGTCGGCGTCGGCGTGGTCGGGTCCGCCGTGGTGCTCTCGCTGATGATGGCTGCCCGTTCGATCAATCGGCGCCCCCAGCACTCCAACCGGTAG
- a CDS encoding SMP-30/gluconolactonase/LRE family protein produces MPHKPPINPVRWTPPPVDALPDFPSADLTIVPMPGDAPEDVVVGADGSLWTGLVDGRIVRVSADGDTDVVADTGGRPLGLHVARDGRLLVCDSYRGLLSLDPGTGALEVLVPDIDGRPLRFCSNVTETEDGTIYFTESTSSFHYEHFRAAILEARGDGGLYKLATDGTVSTLREGLYFANGVTVTADGTALVFAETQGRRLSKYWLSGPQAGSITPLAVNLPGMPDNISTGADGRIWVAFVTPINAAAEWLAPRPTILRQLVWRLPDALQPQMALEVWAVAFDPESGAAVAGVRGRHRQFGQVTGLVEHDGRLWMSSIGVPALAHCALPERRQASVS; encoded by the coding sequence GTGCCGCACAAGCCGCCCATCAACCCGGTGCGCTGGACCCCACCGCCGGTCGACGCCCTGCCCGATTTCCCGTCCGCGGATCTGACCATCGTGCCGATGCCCGGCGACGCCCCGGAGGACGTCGTCGTCGGCGCCGATGGCTCGTTGTGGACCGGCCTCGTCGACGGGCGGATCGTGCGGGTCTCCGCCGACGGCGACACGGATGTGGTGGCCGATACCGGCGGCCGGCCGTTGGGGCTGCACGTCGCGCGGGACGGGCGACTGCTGGTCTGCGACAGCTATCGGGGGCTACTGTCACTGGATCCCGGCACCGGCGCCCTGGAGGTACTGGTACCCGACATCGACGGCCGGCCCCTGCGGTTCTGCTCGAACGTGACCGAAACCGAAGACGGCACAATCTATTTCACCGAATCGACCAGTTCGTTCCACTACGAGCATTTCCGCGCCGCGATCCTCGAGGCCCGCGGCGACGGCGGCCTGTACAAGCTGGCGACCGACGGCACGGTGAGCACGCTGCGCGAGGGCCTGTACTTCGCCAACGGCGTCACCGTCACCGCCGACGGCACCGCGCTGGTGTTCGCCGAGACGCAGGGGCGCCGGCTGTCGAAGTATTGGCTGTCCGGGCCGCAGGCCGGCAGCATCACGCCGCTCGCGGTCAACCTGCCCGGCATGCCCGACAACATCTCGACGGGCGCCGACGGCCGGATCTGGGTCGCGTTCGTCACGCCGATCAACGCCGCCGCGGAGTGGCTCGCGCCGCGGCCGACCATTCTGCGCCAGCTGGTATGGCGGCTGCCGGACGCGCTGCAGCCGCAGATGGCGCTGGAGGTGTGGGCTGTCGCCTTCGATCCCGAGAGCGGCGCCGCGGTCGCAGGCGTGCGCGGCCGGCACCGCCAGTTCGGACAGGTCACCGGACTCGTCGAGCACGACGGGCGGTTGTGGATGAGCTCCATCGGGGTGCCCGCGCTCGCGCACTGCGCGCTCCCCGAGCGCCGGCAGGCCTCGGTCAGCTAA
- a CDS encoding CsbD family protein, whose translation MGIADDAKNKVQDLKGQAKEAVGSATGNSDLEAEGQVDQAIAAVKDTIAGAAEKVKEGVEAVKDKLPGNA comes from the coding sequence ATGGGAATCGCCGATGACGCCAAGAACAAGGTCCAGGATCTCAAGGGCCAGGCGAAGGAAGCCGTGGGGTCGGCGACCGGCAACTCCGATCTCGAGGCCGAAGGCCAGGTCGACCAGGCGATCGCGGCTGTCAAGGACACCATTGCCGGCGCTGCGGAAAAGGTCAAGGAAGGCGTTGAAGCTGTCAAGGACAAGCTGCCCGGCAACGCGTGA